TCTTCTCAGTGCCCAGTTCCCCAATGATCTGTCGCAGCTCCTGATCCTTACCTTGTTCAACTCGAACTTCATCTAGGAACTCATTTGTGATCCTTAGCATGTTGCATCGTATCTATCCAGGCCCCATATCCAGCCCCAGATTCATGTCCCGCAATTGTTCTATCAGCTCCAACTCTCTAATCATCATGGCTGACACATGAATTCTCTTCCTACTCAGGACATCCGTTACGACGttagctttaccagggtggtacaatagctcaaagtcgtagtcctttagatactccatccaacgcctttgtctcatattcagctccttctgatcaaacaagtattttaagCTTTTATGATCGCTGAATACCTGAAACTGCGCCCCATACAAATAATGCCTCCATGTCTTGAGGGAAAACATGACTGCCGCTAACTCCAAGTCGTATGTCGAgtaatttttctcatgcaccttcaactaTCTCGATGCATAGGCTACAGGTCGTTTATCCTGCATCAGTACACAACCCAACCTTGATACGAGGCATCACAATATACCTCAAATGTTTTAGTCGTGTCAAGGATTGCCAGTATCGGTGCGGTAGTCAATCTCCGCTTCATATCTTCAAAGCAGGCTTCACACTCATCTGTCCATGAGAAAGGCTAGTCCTTTCTGGTAAGCTGTGTCAGgggactcaccatcttggagaaaCCTTCCACAAATCATCGATAATACCCTGCCAAACCCAGGAAACTTCACACCTCTATAAGTATCTAGGgtctctcccacttcaccactATCTCGATCTTAGCCGGATCAACTGCTATTCCTTGGGCTGAGATCACATGGCCCAAAAATTGTACTTCCTccaaccagaattcacatttTGATAACTTCCCATACAACTGGTGTTCCCTGAGAATCCCCAACACCACTCTTAGATGCTCTGCATGCTCTTCTCTGCTCTCAGAGTAGATCAGGATATCATCGATGAACACTACCACAAACTGATCTAGATATGGCCGAAAAATCCTATTCATATAGTCCATGAATATGGTCGGCGCATTGGTCACCCTAAAtggcatcactacatactcgtagtggCCATAACGTGACCTAAAAGAAGTCTTCTGTACGTCCTTCGGCCTGACTAGGATCTGATCgtatccagacctcaagtcTATTTTCGAGAACACCGCAGCTCCCCTCAGCTGATCCAATAGGTCATCAATCCTCGGCAGtgggtacttattctttatcgtTAACTTGTTTAGCTGCCGGTAATCAACACATAACCTGGAGCTACCATCCTTCTTTTAAACTAACAGAACCGGTGCTCTCCGCGGTGATGCACTCGGtcggatgaacttcttctcaagtAGATCCTCAATCTGTTTCTTTAATTTGTCTAACTCAGCAAGCACCATCCTGTACAGTGCCATAGAAACTGGCCATGCGCCAAGGATGAGGTCAatggagaaatcaacatccctgCTAGGCAGCAACTCCGGAATCTCATCCGTAAAGACATATGCGTATTCATCCACTACCAGAATCTTGCTGATTTTCTCGGCCGTACTCATCTTCTCCACATGAGCCACTATCATATAACATGTAGCTCCAGCCTCAATCTCCTTCACCGCCTGATTAGACGAGATAAGCTCCAACCCTGTTGTATCTGGGAACACTACCCTGCGCCGTCCGCAATCGATGACAACATGGTTGCTCGACAGCCAGTCCATGCCTAGAATCACGTCCAATCCCTCCATCGACAGACAAATAAGATTCAGCTTGAACCTGCGGCCTGCCACCTCCATGGGGCACCCCACACATATAgaagtggtggatacctctccaGATGTTAGCGTCGCGACTATCAATTCGCACTCCAGCTCTCGCATCGCAAGCCCGAGCGTTCTCACGCATTCATTAGACACGAACGAATGGGTGGCTCCTGAGTTAAATAACACCACAACCTCGTGGTCACACAACAAACACAAGAATTGCAATAAGTTACCTAACTGGGGTTGCCTCTGTAGTCGTCAAGGTGAACACACACCCTGGTGCTCTAGGCCGATCTCCAACAGGTGTCTTAGTTGGTGCACCCCCAGCTGGTTTTCTGTTAGGACACTAACGTGCAAAGTGTCCAGTCTACTCACACACGTAGCACTTACTAGTGCTACTACCTCCACTTGTACTGCTGGCAGGTCTAGTACAGTCTCTCCTCAAGTGCTCCCCACCGCAGTTATAGCATTGTAGCCTCCAGGAGGTATTTGGTGGCCTACTATAAGGTTTCTTCTGTGATCTGACATCTGGAGCAGTCTTCTGCTGTCTCCCTCCCCTTCTAGACCCCGTCTCCAACTGCTCCACAGTTTTGGCCTACTCGAGCAAAACTGGAAACTCTCTAATCCGAAGCGGCACAATGAAGCGACGCAGCTCATGTTTCAGTCCGCCCTCGAacttcctacacctccactcCTCGGTAACTACAGGCGAGTAAAAACGAGCCAAGTACTCGAACCACTCTATGTATGCCTGCACGGTCATAGTTCCCTGCTGGAGGGTAAGGAACTTTGCCTCCCGCTCGTGCCTCGCATTGTCTGGGAAGTACTTCTCCAGGAACCTTGTCCTGAAGGTAGCCCAAGTTACCTGCTCCTCACGGGTCTGCATCAACTActgcatcccctgccaccagtaCTCTGCATCTGCCACCAGAAGGAATGTGACAAATGAAAGCTTCTAAGCATCTGTGCATTCCAACACTCTACAAATCTTCTCACACTCCCGCATCTAAGCGTCTGCCTCGTCAGGAGTGGCCTTGCCAAAGAACTTAGCTGGCCTGTGTTTCATGAAGTCCTCCATAGAGACTGGTCGGATAGGTGCCATTACGACTCTGGGTGGCGTCGCTATGGGCTGCATTGCGTCCACCATACGATGAATCGCCTAAGCTATATCATCAGCTCCAGCAATGTTTCTTCTCCTCATGTTAGCCATAGCTTGCACGCGCCACATCTTATAGTTGGTCACACACACAGCTCAAATTAGGATTTCACATCTAAAATTAATGTAACAATACAAGCAATTAGTCACGCAAGTGCAACAcggtaagctcactccccatagaccccaaaaatcatttttgaaaaccattgctctgataccaaatgtaacatcccatcaggatattacgaatttataaataaataaagaaaatacataataacgtcgcatttaataatacctcatttcccaaaacgcgggaaatttaagtCTTTATTTCGTATATCGATAATGAAAATTCAGAACAAGTATTCgtcaattataaaatagaagTCCAAGAACATAAATGTTTACAACtgattcaaaatcataaaataaaatcccCAAGCTATCTCCTCTCCGCAGCGAAGCTTCActagagccacctgcatcaacaacatctactcccgtgtaccgcatacacgatcatcgccaaacacacgcagatagggtgagcttaacagataaaacatatataattatacagTTTCATATACATATTCACATATCACTATGAATACTTAAACATTCTACTTTTGTTCTATACTTTAATTCCTACTATCTGAcccccaatcagattattcgtgttctacatcgtctaatgattacttcaaggtgacttgatgccatacctatcagccacaaccgatagagcacatgTGGGAAACAATGCTACgaatcatacaccgtaacgccaggtagagttcccatatacgaacatagtctatatcgtcccaagactaccaaactcgtcagccaacaattgaggagggcaatctatctggacccatccgtactggccacaaccagcacactcacaccagcaacactcgccaacccgagccacaactcaagggttcctcgtgttcatccgccatcccgagccacaactcaagagatgttattctgagccacaactcaaggaataccacgtgcttaacccctatcccgagccacaactcaagggatacgttccgagccacaactcaaggaacactagcaaacccacctttaaagcaccacTAGACGTCTTGTAGATCACAATTACACAACCAAATTCCAAGCTGGAGCAGTacgaatcgcctggcgggggacacgtgccgccatgcgctgccagctcccagaccgcctggcaggtgtcgcgtaccgccaggcgcacagCGCCTCAAAACATGCAGACTTAACAGCCACCGCC
This portion of the Vigna unguiculata cultivar IT97K-499-35 chromosome 6, ASM411807v1, whole genome shotgun sequence genome encodes:
- the LOC114188449 gene encoding uncharacterized protein LOC114188449, with the translated sequence MQTREEQVTWATFRTRFLEKYFPDNARHEREAKFLTLQQGTMTVQAYIEWFEYLARFYSPVVTEEWRCRKFEGGLKHELRRFIAKTVEQLETGSRRGGRQQKTAPDVRSQKKPYSRPPNTSWRLQCYNCGGEHLRRDCTRPASSTSGGSSTRATHSFVSNECVRTLGLAMRELECELIVATLTSGEVSTTSICVGCPMEVAGRRFKLNLICLSMEGLDVILGMDWLSSNHVVIDCGRRRVVFPDTTGLELISSNQAVKEIEAGATCYMIVAHVEKMSTAEKISKILVVDEYAYVFTDEIPELLPSRDVDFSIDLILGAWPVSMALYRMVLAELDKLKKQIEDLLEKKFIRPSASPRRAPLNKLTIKNKYPLPRIDDLLDQLRGAAVFSKIDLRSGYDQILVRPKDVQKTSFRSRYGHYEYVVMPFRVTNAPTIFMDYMNRIFRPYLDQFVVVFIDDILIYSESREEHAEHLRVVLGILREHQLYGKLSKCEFWLEEVQFLGHVISAQGIAVDPAKIEIVVKWERP